GCTTTTCAACATTTTCTAAAATTGAAAATAACCAAGTACAATAGTCATCGGTTACCTCTTTACTAGCTACAAACATGTTGAAGGGAGAAAAGGAATTGCTTTCAAATAGTATTTTTTGAAATGAAGCTTCATATTCAGGATAAAGGGCTACTACGGTTTTTTCTAATACATCAAAATCTTCCGGTAAATGTGATAACGAATAGTGACTGTATAATGATCGTGTTTTGACTATTTTTTTTGGTAAAATGATATCAAAGCCATTTAAACTATTTTCTTGGTAACAATAATTTTGAAAATATTTAGAAAAGTACGCTTCATTTATATCACTTATTTCATTGGCAATTTTTGTCTCTGAAAAATCAAAAAATCTTCGGTAATGGCAAAGTCCCAGTGTAGTTACTTTATTTAGATTTTTCCATGCCCAATACAATGCCGTTAGTTCACAATAATTTTTGTTTTTAGAGCTGATGTTTGTTTCTGTATTGTCTGCTTGATAAGGTAAATCTAATGTGCTGATTTCTTTTCCAACATGTATTGGTAGAAAAGATTTTTCAGGAATATAATTGAATTCTTTGTGCGTGCAAATTAGAATTTTAGTACTCATAATTATTAAGAATTATAAAGAATCTTTACTTTTTTTCAAGGCAGATCCAATTATTTGATGCATGTCATAGTATTTGTATTCGGCTAATCTACCACCAAAAATGACATTGGTATCCTTTTCTGATAATTTTTTGTATTGACTATAAATAGCGTTATTTTTCTCATCATTGACAGGATAATAAGATTCTTTACCTAAACTCCATTCGTCAGGATATTCATAAGTAATTACTGTTTTCTTTTGGGTGCCAAATTCAAAATGTTTGTGTTCTATGATCCGTGTGTAAGGTATTTCACTTTCAGTATAGTTAATCACGGCGTTGCCTTGAAAATTAGATTGATCCAAAGTTTTTGTATCAAATTTCAAACTGCGATATTCCAAGCTTCCAAATTGGTTGTTGTAAAACTCATCAATTTTTCCTGTGAATACAATTTTATCAGCTAACTTTGAGAGTTCTTCGCGTTGCGCAAAAAAATCAACTTCTAGTTTGACTTCAATTCCAGTTAATAATCCATCAATTAACTTATTATAACCGCCAATAGGAATACCTTGGTATTTGTCATTGAAATAATTGTTGTCATAAGTAAATCGAACAGGTAATCGTTTGATGATAAAGGCAGGCAATTCTGTCGCTTTTCTACCCCATTGTTTTTCTGTATACCCTTTGATTAATTTTTCATAAATGTCGGTTCCAACTAAAGAAATGGCTTGTTCTTCTAAATTTATCGGGTCTTTTATCCCCGAAGCTTTTACCTGTTCTTCAATTTTATTTTTCGCTTCTTCTGGAGTTTTTACCCCCCATAGTTGGTA
This sequence is a window from Flavobacterium ammoniigenes. Protein-coding genes within it:
- a CDS encoding DUF4422 domain-containing protein; the encoded protein is MSTKILICTHKEFNYIPEKSFLPIHVGKEISTLDLPYQADNTETNISSKNKNYCELTALYWAWKNLNKVTTLGLCHYRRFFDFSETKIANEISDINEAYFSKYFQNYCYQENSLNGFDIILPKKIVKTRSLYSHYSLSHLPEDFDVLEKTVVALYPEYEASFQKILFESNSFSPFNMFVASKEVTDDYCTWLFSILENVEKQIKISTNPYQERVLGFMSERLLNVYVEHNQLKVKYLPVHFINNKIKSKSLLIQKVLNCNNNVIFWFRKRLSRKKITNTNSITN
- the glf gene encoding UDP-galactopyranose mutase codes for the protein MSQYDYLIVGSGLFGAVFAHEAKKKGKKCLVIDKRNHPGGNVYCEQIEDINVHKYGAHIFHTNDKEIWDYVNQFVEFNRYTNSPVAFYKNEAYNLPFNMNTFYQLWGVKTPEEAKNKIEEQVKASGIKDPINLEEQAISLVGTDIYEKLIKGYTEKQWGRKATELPAFIIKRLPVRFTYDNNYFNDKYQGIPIGGYNKLIDGLLTGIEVKLEVDFFAQREELSKLADKIVFTGKIDEFYNNQFGSLEYRSLKFDTKTLDQSNFQGNAVINYTESEIPYTRIIEHKHFEFGTQKKTVITYEYPDEWSLGKESYYPVNDEKNNAIYSQYKKLSEKDTNVIFGGRLAEYKYYDMHQIIGSALKKSKDSL